The genomic window CATTTCGGAGCAGGAAACGAGTTTCGTACCTTCTTCGTAAATATCGCCGGTGCGCAAGCCCTGTTGCAGCACTTTTTGGACGGCGTTTTCGACTTGTTGCGCGCGGGCTTCGTCGTTCAGGCTGTAACGCAGCAGCATGGCGAGCGAGAGGATGGTGGCCAGCGGGTTGGCTTTGTTTTGTCCGGCGATGTCGGGTGCGGAGCCGTGTGACGGTTCGTACAGGCCTTTGCCGTTTTCGTCCAGCGAGGCGGAGGGCAGCATGCCGATGGAGCCGGTCAGCATGGAGGCTTCGTCGGAGAGGATGTCGCCGAAGATGTTGCCGGTGGCAATCACGTCAAATTGTTTGGGCGCACGTACCAACTGCATGGCGGCATTGTCAACATACATATGGGAAAGCTCGACATCAGGGTATTCTTTGCCGACTTCCTCAAAGATTTCGCGCCACAGTTCGGTGGTTTCCAAAACGTTGGCTTTGCCTACGGAGCAGACTTTTTTGCTACGTTTTTGGGCGGATTGGAAGGCAACGTGGGCAATACGGCGGATTTCGCTTTCGCTGTATTTCATGGTGTTGTAGCCTTCGCGTTCGCCGTTTTCTAACACACGGATGCCGCGCGGCTCGCCAAAGTAAATATCGCCGGTCAGTTCGCGTACGATAAGGATGTCGAGGCCGGCTACGATTTCCGGTTTCAGAGTGGAAGCGTTGGCCAGCTCGGGATAAAGGATGGCAGGGCGCAGGTTGGCAAACAGATTCAAGTCTTTACGGATAGCCAACAAGCCGCGTTCAGGGCGCAGCGGACGGTCGAGATTGTCGTATTGAGGAGAACCGACTGCACCAAGCAGTACCGCATCGGCTTTGCGGCAAAGGTTTTGCGTGAATTCTGGATAAGGATGGCCGTATTCGTCATAGGCTTCGCCGCCCAAAGGCGCGTATTCGTAGCTGACATCCAAACCTTGTTCGATAAGTTTGTCGAGTACGCGGACGGTTTCTGCAACGATTTCAGGG from Neisseria sp. DTU_2020_1000833_1_SI_GRL_NUU_006 includes these protein-coding regions:
- the leuB gene encoding 3-isopropylmalate dehydrogenase codes for the protein MTKHIAILRGDGIGPEIVAETVRVLDKLIEQGLDVSYEYAPLGGEAYDEYGHPYPEFTQNLCRKADAVLLGAVGSPQYDNLDRPLRPERGLLAIRKDLNLFANLRPAILYPELANASTLKPEIVAGLDILIVRELTGDIYFGEPRGIRVLENGEREGYNTMKYSESEIRRIAHVAFQSAQKRSKKVCSVGKANVLETTELWREIFEEVGKEYPDVELSHMYVDNAAMQLVRAPKQFDVIATGNIFGDILSDEASMLTGSIGMLPSASLDENGKGLYEPSHGSAPDIAGQNKANPLATILSLAMLLRYSLNDEARAQQVENAVQKVLQQGLRTGDIYEEGTKLVSCSEMGDAVLAAL